One Paenibacillus riograndensis SBR5 DNA segment encodes these proteins:
- a CDS encoding glycoside hydrolase family 3 protein has product MHRPLTREEQDWVERTLTSMSLREKIGQTMQDHAGRLPFKGNDEEALAAYLKTYPVGSFFIGGEVIQKAAGKAEEYRDWAEQLQRISKYPLLFSGDLEFGAGSAVKSLTAFPPLLGLAAADDEALAYEYGKFTALEGRAAGFTWALAPGTDLLLNWMNPVITTRCLGDDARRAARLAGAVMRGMQDHGLAACAKHFPGDGVDYRDQHIVTTINGLSEEEWFAAYGQVSQHMIDQGVLSYMTGHIALPWLEGGTQEEKPVPATVSERITTGLLRERMGFAGVVLSDALDMGGFLAWGSYEKRMVDCFNSGTDVLLWPGVEYFGVMEQAVSEGTVLMERLDASVRRVLELKALLGVHRVDQKGRDPQAVPLLNDRLPPKLDLEARQLSRTIAERCITLVRNRGGILPLDPQTTRRVLVVLLNKVTEGRKYERMNVFVELLRARGLQVDILDEFEPLGTLRKWELSGIRWDAAFAPYFLPLHGMMNTARPVGEAAKAIWAMQHAETIRPIGISFATPYLLQDMPFLDALINAYSLHEETVELTVKALFGEVPFQGQSPVKADPLDGSPDLKGVHHHEH; this is encoded by the coding sequence ATGCATAGGCCGCTGACAAGGGAAGAGCAGGATTGGGTAGAGCGCACGCTGACATCCATGAGCCTGCGGGAAAAGATTGGGCAAACGATGCAGGATCATGCGGGGCGGCTGCCCTTCAAGGGTAACGATGAGGAGGCGCTTGCGGCATATTTGAAAACGTATCCAGTAGGGAGCTTTTTTATCGGCGGAGAGGTGATTCAGAAGGCGGCGGGCAAGGCGGAGGAGTACCGGGATTGGGCGGAGCAGCTGCAGCGGATCAGCAAATATCCGTTGCTGTTCTCCGGCGACCTGGAGTTTGGTGCGGGGTCGGCGGTGAAGAGCCTGACCGCATTCCCGCCGCTCCTTGGGCTGGCTGCTGCTGACGATGAGGCCCTGGCCTACGAATACGGCAAATTCACAGCACTGGAAGGGCGGGCGGCGGGTTTTACCTGGGCGCTGGCACCCGGGACGGATCTTTTGCTGAACTGGATGAATCCTGTAATTACTACGCGCTGCCTGGGGGATGACGCGAGACGGGCGGCCAGGCTGGCGGGCGCAGTCATGCGGGGAATGCAGGACCATGGCCTGGCAGCATGTGCCAAGCATTTTCCGGGAGACGGGGTAGACTATCGGGACCAGCATATTGTGACCACCATCAACGGCTTGTCTGAGGAAGAGTGGTTCGCGGCTTACGGGCAAGTGTCGCAGCATATGATTGATCAGGGTGTCCTGTCGTATATGACCGGGCATATTGCCCTTCCCTGGCTGGAAGGAGGGACGCAGGAAGAGAAGCCTGTACCGGCAACGGTGTCGGAACGCATCACCACAGGACTGCTGCGGGAGCGTATGGGCTTTGCAGGCGTGGTGCTGTCAGATGCGCTGGATATGGGCGGATTTCTGGCCTGGGGCAGTTATGAGAAACGGATGGTGGACTGCTTCAACAGCGGCACGGATGTGCTGCTGTGGCCGGGTGTGGAATATTTCGGGGTCATGGAGCAGGCAGTCAGTGAAGGGACCGTCCTTATGGAACGGTTGGATGCCAGTGTCCGCCGGGTGCTGGAGCTGAAAGCCTTGCTTGGGGTGCACCGGGTGGATCAAAAGGGCAGGGACCCGCAAGCGGTTCCGCTGCTGAATGACCGGCTACCGCCAAAGCTCGACCTGGAAGCCAGACAACTGAGCCGAACGATTGCAGAGCGCTGTATTACGCTTGTCCGCAATCGTGGCGGTATCCTGCCGCTTGACCCTCAGACCACCCGCCGGGTGCTGGTGGTTCTCCTGAACAAAGTGACGGAAGGCCGCAAGTATGAGCGGATGAATGTCTTTGTGGAGCTTTTACGGGCGAGAGGGTTACAGGTGGATATCCTCGATGAATTTGAGCCGCTGGGCACGCTGCGCAAATGGGAGCTGTCGGGGATTCGCTGGGATGCTGCGTTTGCACCTTATTTTCTGCCTCTGCACGGCATGATGAATACAGCCCGGCCGGTGGGCGAGGCGGCCAAGGCGATCTGGGCGATGCAGCATGCGGAGACCATCCGTCCGATTGGAATTTCTTTTGCCACGCCATATTTGCTGCAGGATATGCCGTTTCTGGATGCGCTAATTAATGCCTATTCGCTGCATGAAGAGACGGTGGAGCTTACGGTGAAAGCGCTGTTCGGAGAGGTGCCCTTTCAGGGGCAGTCTCCGGTGAAGGCGGACCCGCTGGACGGTTCTCCGGACTTAAAGGGGGTTCATCATCATGAACACTGA
- a CDS encoding carbohydrate ABC transporter permease, with amino-acid sequence MEPVTNNEISRPTNIILHIIFIILSITCLLPIVLVFMISITDYDSIVLNGYQFIPEKLSLEAYAYIFKDYAVIVKAYGVSIFVTVAGTLLSVFISSLYAYPISRADFKYKGFFAFLIFFTMLFGGGLVPWYMVYTQVLDLKNSIWALIVPMLLSPFNVLIMKTYFQMSVPPALIEASKIDGAGELRTFFRIVFPLSLPVFATIGLFNTLHYWNDWFNSMIFITDTDLYSLQYLMYKMISQADYLSRNGALIQGSATELAKLPGETIRMAMALIGIGPIVLAYPFFQRYFIKGLTLGSIKG; translated from the coding sequence ATGGAACCAGTGACCAACAATGAAATATCCAGGCCGACGAATATTATACTCCATATTATTTTTATCATCCTGTCGATCACCTGCCTGCTGCCGATTGTGCTGGTGTTCATGATTTCGATCACCGACTACGATTCGATTGTGCTGAACGGGTATCAGTTTATCCCGGAGAAGCTTAGTCTGGAGGCGTATGCTTATATTTTCAAAGACTATGCTGTCATTGTAAAAGCCTACGGCGTGTCTATCTTCGTCACCGTTGCCGGCACTCTGCTCAGCGTATTTATCTCTTCCCTGTATGCGTATCCGATTTCGCGGGCTGATTTCAAGTACAAAGGCTTCTTTGCCTTTCTGATTTTTTTCACGATGCTGTTCGGCGGCGGGCTGGTGCCCTGGTACATGGTCTACACCCAGGTACTTGATCTCAAAAACTCAATATGGGCCCTCATCGTTCCGATGCTGCTGTCCCCGTTCAATGTGCTGATTATGAAAACCTATTTCCAGATGAGTGTGCCGCCTGCGCTGATTGAGGCCTCCAAAATTGACGGTGCCGGTGAGCTGCGGACCTTCTTCCGGATCGTATTCCCGTTGTCGCTGCCGGTATTTGCTACGATTGGCTTGTTCAACACCCTGCATTACTGGAACGACTGGTTCAACAGCATGATCTTCATCACGGATACTGATCTTTATTCCCTGCAATACCTGATGTACAAAATGATCTCCCAGGCGGACTACCTGAGCCGCAACGGGGCTTTGATTCAGGGCTCGGCTACTGAGCTGGCCAAACTGCCGGGCGAAACGATCCGCATGGCCATGGCGCTGATCGGCATTGGTCCGATAGTGCTGGCATATCCGTTTTTTCAGCGGTATTTTATCAAAGGCCTGACGCTGGGTTCTATTAAAGGCTAA
- a CDS encoding ABC transporter permease yields MITHEKRNALDTRLHLPVRLHPKRSSMLRHLLKHKVLLLMLLPGVVFLLINNYLPMFGIIIAFKNINYVDGILGSPWVGLDNFKFLFATSDAWIITRNTVLYNFVFIILNLVIAVSIAIALNELKNKLAAKFYQSVMFFPYFLSMVVVSYLVFAFLNVEYGFINKGILAMFGLNELNWYSEPKYWPFILPLINLWKGVGYGCVIYLAAIIGIDSEYYEAALIDGASKWKQILHITIPLIRPVIIITTILAIGGIFRSDFGLFYQTTLNSGALYPTTLVIDTYVYNALINMGNLGMSAAAGLYQSIVGFFLVLGSNWIVRKVDKDQAVF; encoded by the coding sequence ATGATCACTCATGAAAAAAGAAACGCGCTGGACACCAGGCTGCATCTGCCAGTGCGGTTACATCCGAAAAGAAGCTCCATGCTGCGGCATTTGCTGAAGCACAAGGTGCTGCTGCTGATGCTGCTGCCGGGTGTAGTTTTCCTGCTCATTAACAACTACCTGCCGATGTTCGGGATCATCATTGCCTTCAAAAATATTAACTATGTCGACGGGATCCTCGGAAGCCCTTGGGTGGGGCTGGATAATTTCAAATTCCTGTTCGCTACCTCGGACGCCTGGATCATCACCCGCAACACGGTGCTGTACAATTTCGTGTTTATTATTCTCAATCTGGTGATTGCCGTGTCCATCGCGATTGCCCTGAATGAGCTGAAAAACAAGCTGGCCGCCAAATTTTATCAGAGCGTTATGTTCTTCCCGTATTTCCTGTCGATGGTGGTGGTGAGCTATCTTGTATTCGCTTTTCTAAACGTTGAATACGGTTTCATTAACAAAGGAATCCTGGCGATGTTCGGGCTGAATGAGCTGAACTGGTACTCGGAGCCGAAATATTGGCCGTTCATTCTGCCGCTGATCAACCTCTGGAAAGGGGTGGGGTATGGCTGCGTAATCTATCTCGCGGCAATTATCGGCATTGACAGCGAGTATTATGAGGCGGCGCTAATTGATGGAGCCAGCAAGTGGAAGCAGATTCTTCATATTACGATCCCGCTCATCCGTCCGGTCATCATCATCACAACCATTCTTGCCATCGGCGGCATTTTCCGCTCGGACTTCGGACTGTTTTACCAGACTACACTGAACTCCGGGGCACTGTATCCGACAACGCTCGTCATTGACACCTACGTCTATAACGCATTGATCAACATGGGCAATCTGGGCATGTCCGCCGCAGCCGGACTATACCAATCCATCGTCGGCTTCTTCCTTGTCCTCGGCTCGAACTGGATCGTGCGCAAGGTCGACAAGGACCAGGCTGTTTTCTAA
- a CDS encoding ABC transporter substrate-binding protein, whose product MAGKKGTGLLLSFVLLIGLSLSGCGGSNSNNEVAPTGTQADSTAAPAASDKAVATEKTNELEQVELSLYLPGGPDKDVASVEQAINEYLKDKINATIKINQLSWDKPADKVNLMIQSGEVFDMVYTWNFMTNAAKGAYLPLEELLDTYAKETKAQINPAYLQAATVNGHLYAVPTEKELGQSVGFAFDKAIVDKYGFDVNSIKKLEDIEPMLKTIKEKEPAITPLFMNHTDSLNWFTVYPDSEDLDGSNEIPTLLDYKTMKVFNEYDTPEILARLKLIREWYKAGYINKNGATDKTELKDAVKSGKAWFTYGNMNPTSTNDWTRLAEKPMVIKTLLPVQVSTKSLQGSMLAISRTSKNPERAMMFINLIHTDPVLYNLLTFGIEGKHYKKVGDNTVEFIPDSGYNSVSSWMIGNVLLNYLNKDEDPKRVQLYTDWNKNSKVSPVIGFVFDSTKVQSQIGALINITKQYKNTLYSGEKDPEPILKEMNSKLKAAGLDAVISEIQSQMDAFLAAK is encoded by the coding sequence ATGGCGGGAAAAAAGGGAACGGGTCTACTGCTTTCGTTTGTACTATTGATAGGACTATCGTTAAGCGGGTGCGGCGGAAGCAACAGCAATAATGAGGTTGCCCCGACGGGGACGCAGGCGGACAGCACTGCTGCACCGGCTGCTTCGGATAAGGCGGTGGCCACCGAAAAGACGAATGAGCTGGAACAGGTGGAGCTGTCGCTGTATCTGCCCGGCGGACCGGATAAGGATGTGGCCTCCGTCGAGCAGGCGATCAATGAATATCTGAAGGATAAGATTAACGCCACAATCAAAATCAACCAGCTCAGCTGGGATAAACCGGCAGACAAAGTGAACCTGATGATCCAGTCCGGCGAAGTGTTCGACATGGTCTACACCTGGAACTTTATGACCAACGCCGCCAAAGGCGCTTATCTGCCGCTGGAGGAACTGCTGGACACCTATGCCAAAGAGACCAAGGCACAGATTAACCCGGCTTACCTGCAGGCGGCTACCGTCAATGGACATTTGTATGCGGTTCCAACCGAGAAGGAGCTGGGCCAGTCGGTAGGGTTTGCTTTTGATAAGGCAATTGTCGACAAGTATGGGTTCGATGTGAACAGCATCAAGAAGCTCGAGGATATTGAACCGATGCTGAAGACGATTAAAGAGAAGGAGCCGGCCATCACACCGCTGTTCATGAATCATACCGACAGCCTGAACTGGTTCACCGTGTACCCGGACAGCGAGGACCTCGATGGCAGCAATGAAATTCCGACACTGCTCGATTATAAGACGATGAAGGTTTTTAACGAATATGACACCCCGGAAATTCTGGCACGGCTGAAGCTGATCCGCGAATGGTACAAAGCGGGTTATATCAACAAGAACGGGGCTACCGACAAAACCGAGCTGAAGGATGCGGTAAAAAGCGGCAAAGCCTGGTTCACTTACGGCAATATGAATCCAACCTCTACCAATGACTGGACCCGTCTCGCCGAGAAGCCGATGGTCATCAAAACCCTTCTGCCGGTACAGGTCAGCACCAAAAGCCTGCAGGGCTCCATGCTCGCCATCTCCAGAACCTCCAAAAACCCTGAGCGGGCCATGATGTTCATAAACCTGATCCATACCGATCCGGTCCTGTATAACCTGTTAACCTTCGGCATTGAAGGCAAGCATTATAAAAAGGTAGGCGACAATACGGTTGAATTTATTCCGGACAGCGGGTATAACTCGGTATCCTCGTGGATGATCGGGAATGTGCTGCTGAACTATCTGAACAAGGACGAAGATCCGAAACGGGTACAGCTCTATACCGACTGGAACAAAAACTCCAAGGTGTCCCCGGTGATCGGCTTTGTGTTTGACTCGACCAAGGTGCAGTCGCAGATCGGCGCGCTGATCAACATTACGAAGCAGTATAAGAATACCCTGTATTCCGGGGAAAAAGACCCTGAGCCCATCCTGAAGGAAATGAACAGCAAGCTGAAGGCCGCTGGACTGGATGCTGTCATAAGCGAAATTCAGTCGCAAATGGATGCGTTTTTGGCCGCCAAATAA
- a CDS encoding polysaccharide lyase family protein: MIKKTAVLLTLLCVLMTVLMPGGRIVSADPPGTAAGKQETSMTSKHAKSEGPVTRPVSAALLPGTVATATYDPPGLLWQVGTADNSSAEFTVYNNVYSNLTLPLPAGSWNTVSKGMKADVNGTVNLTFDLTAVPEHGMEFSFKVIDASTAIPQLAVFTNGLMSGLIQITGLNNGEAALENTWKQTYRLYIPKEQLHTGQNELKLMVDRGLYADPQAPGYDGDQYLWFEWDYFKLKSLEEQAEEPIHGRYVHLGTTLAAATFRYDENAIRHLAPMTKWMGIAYSGNWMRASFWSDTSAGWDPQGRNYLETLRDLNLEPMVNIIGGNWKNNADLVGGTISTALRNYYSAFVSKFGDLYQYAESGNEPGLFRWSQQSVLAIHELMDQERQTNNQPYLKIVAPGWAYWPYNGIPDGWERDAAQRKEIEALSDVTNGHSYGGTGVQPLPGGSLYENLQVYGEADEGFGKEMAMSETGSNDNHSDNTKYGTYAHRFASAFDRELRGDIGYVDHIMQHAAFFNDGTEFGLFNSGINWNTHRFEDTAAVAANTNEPGETRLKTFRRLAAAYATHGRPLSYEILNPLDLNGKKAYFRAVDTSALGTSVIGASADKILLNFVNFETGPVTMQVRVKMPECGEYTGERFGPGDTYAAAHSKVQLTATPDLTLTVTLGAGETVQYILDELETEAPSAPTSPAAVAVSHEQVKVTWNAATDNDSVVTYNVYRDGGTEPVMTIPGRITFYNDYTVTPETVYSYRIQAVDDSGNVSPLSTAVSATTLPMPITPHVPGDPTKFEAEAAAFAAPLKIGHYSIASGGRVVEQTHAGGLTVQGFYSENGGSYTLTIAYASNQESKKNILINGVKQTTVTLPSTGSWNSNFTARQYGITLQPGYNMISFTSAGNGANLDYFKLEEGAYVPVSAWYTVEHDHPYIDYTGFTTASNGVSHVTYAPDATAVFNFKGIGVRWRSDIKSDMGSADVYVDGQYRETIVIPQAGLEGDNKIVYELTGLEYGLHRIEIRGTDGLVMVHGFEFESYEPILPAPLPDLTVTDIGWNIVNSDGTPSSHTIPQLGDSLIFWAKVKNIGVRPTPLNTSTGLGQITGGAFSVNGGVVSWTDTNNTVIQPGEEITLTANSSAQGTPRWAVPTIGDFTIGFFVNDIWRYEEMNKENNKLSETLSINLN, encoded by the coding sequence ATGATTAAAAAAACAGCTGTACTGCTTACCCTGTTATGTGTACTGATGACGGTTCTGATGCCGGGCGGGCGTATTGTATCCGCTGATCCTCCGGGCACAGCGGCAGGCAAGCAGGAGACTTCAATGACGTCAAAGCATGCAAAAAGCGAAGGCCCGGTTACCCGTCCGGTTTCCGCAGCTCTGCTGCCCGGGACGGTTGCAACCGCCACCTATGACCCTCCCGGCTTGCTATGGCAGGTGGGGACTGCAGACAATAGCTCAGCCGAATTTACAGTTTACAATAATGTGTACAGCAATCTTACCCTGCCTCTGCCTGCTGGCAGCTGGAACACAGTCTCCAAAGGAATGAAGGCCGATGTCAATGGAACGGTGAACCTTACGTTTGATTTAACGGCAGTTCCTGAGCATGGAATGGAATTCAGCTTCAAAGTAATTGACGCAAGCACAGCGATTCCCCAGCTTGCCGTATTCACAAATGGCCTCATGAGCGGACTCATTCAAATTACAGGTCTGAATAACGGGGAAGCTGCCCTGGAGAATACGTGGAAGCAAACCTACAGGCTGTATATTCCGAAAGAACAACTGCATACAGGCCAAAATGAGCTTAAACTGATGGTTGACCGCGGTTTGTATGCGGACCCGCAGGCTCCCGGATATGACGGTGACCAATATTTATGGTTCGAGTGGGACTATTTCAAGCTGAAGTCCCTCGAAGAGCAGGCGGAGGAGCCGATTCATGGACGGTATGTGCATTTGGGAACCACGCTGGCTGCAGCAACCTTCAGATATGACGAAAATGCGATCCGCCATCTGGCGCCAATGACCAAATGGATGGGCATCGCCTACAGCGGCAACTGGATGCGCGCCTCCTTCTGGTCGGATACGAGCGCAGGCTGGGACCCGCAGGGCCGGAACTATCTCGAGACGCTGCGTGATCTGAATCTGGAACCAATGGTGAATATCATCGGGGGCAACTGGAAGAACAATGCCGATCTGGTGGGCGGAACGATCAGCACGGCGTTGAGGAACTATTACTCCGCGTTTGTCAGTAAGTTCGGGGATTTGTACCAGTACGCGGAATCAGGCAACGAGCCCGGCTTGTTCAGGTGGTCCCAGCAATCTGTGCTGGCAATCCATGAGCTGATGGATCAGGAACGTCAGACCAACAACCAGCCCTATCTCAAAATTGTGGCACCCGGCTGGGCCTATTGGCCCTATAACGGAATTCCTGACGGGTGGGAACGGGATGCTGCCCAGCGCAAAGAGATTGAAGCGCTTTCAGATGTGACGAACGGACACAGCTATGGCGGAACCGGCGTACAGCCGCTGCCGGGCGGCAGCCTGTATGAAAATCTGCAGGTGTACGGGGAAGCGGATGAGGGCTTCGGCAAAGAGATGGCGATGAGTGAAACCGGCAGCAACGACAACCATTCCGACAATACGAAATATGGTACGTATGCCCACAGGTTCGCTTCCGCTTTTGACCGGGAGCTGCGCGGGGATATCGGCTATGTCGACCATATTATGCAGCATGCGGCCTTCTTCAATGACGGCACCGAATTCGGCTTGTTCAATTCCGGCATCAACTGGAATACCCATCGCTTTGAGGATACGGCGGCTGTAGCAGCCAATACCAACGAACCGGGCGAGACTAGACTGAAGACGTTCCGCAGGCTGGCCGCCGCATACGCCACCCATGGGCGTCCGCTCAGCTACGAGATTCTGAATCCATTGGACCTGAACGGGAAAAAAGCATATTTCCGGGCGGTGGACACCTCGGCGCTGGGCACCTCAGTTATAGGAGCTTCTGCAGATAAAATTCTGTTAAATTTTGTGAACTTTGAAACCGGACCGGTGACGATGCAGGTCCGGGTCAAGATGCCGGAGTGCGGCGAATACACCGGAGAGCGGTTTGGACCCGGCGATACCTATGCCGCCGCCCACTCCAAGGTCCAGCTTACGGCAACGCCGGATCTTACGCTTACAGTAACCCTCGGCGCAGGCGAAACCGTCCAGTATATTCTGGATGAGCTGGAGACAGAGGCACCCTCCGCTCCAACCAGTCCGGCAGCAGTGGCGGTGAGCCATGAGCAGGTCAAAGTAACCTGGAATGCCGCAACGGACAACGACAGCGTTGTAACTTACAATGTATACCGTGACGGTGGAACAGAACCGGTAATGACAATTCCGGGACGGATTACCTTTTATAACGACTACACTGTAACGCCTGAAACTGTATACAGCTATAGGATTCAGGCAGTGGATGATTCCGGCAACGTCTCACCCTTAAGTACAGCTGTATCTGCAACCACACTGCCGATGCCGATCACGCCGCATGTACCCGGAGATCCGACCAAATTCGAGGCGGAAGCCGCCGCTTTTGCCGCGCCGCTCAAAATCGGCCACTACAGCATCGCTTCAGGGGGAAGAGTGGTGGAGCAGACCCATGCCGGAGGTTTGACCGTTCAAGGGTTCTATTCGGAGAACGGCGGAAGCTATACGTTAACTATTGCATACGCTTCCAATCAGGAATCGAAGAAAAATATCCTGATCAACGGCGTAAAACAAACAACCGTGACCCTGCCTTCCACCGGAAGCTGGAATTCCAACTTTACCGCGAGACAGTACGGCATTACGCTTCAGCCGGGGTATAACATGATTAGCTTCACCTCTGCCGGGAACGGCGCAAATCTTGATTATTTCAAGCTTGAAGAAGGGGCTTATGTTCCTGTCTCGGCCTGGTATACCGTGGAGCACGATCATCCTTATATCGACTATACCGGCTTCACGACAGCCTCCAATGGTGTATCTCACGTGACCTATGCGCCTGACGCCACCGCTGTGTTCAATTTCAAGGGCATCGGGGTTCGCTGGAGATCGGATATCAAAAGTGATATGGGCAGCGCCGATGTCTACGTCGACGGGCAGTATAGGGAGACGATAGTTATTCCCCAGGCTGGTCTGGAGGGAGACAACAAAATTGTCTATGAGCTTACCGGTCTGGAGTATGGCCTGCACCGGATTGAGATCAGAGGGACCGACGGGCTGGTGATGGTCCACGGGTTCGAGTTCGAGAGCTATGAACCCATACTTCCCGCCCCGCTTCCGGACCTGACCGTTACAGATATCGGCTGGAATATCGTTAATAGCGACGGCACCCCATCTTCGCACACCATTCCGCAGCTCGGTGATTCCTTAATTTTCTGGGCCAAGGTAAAAAACATCGGAGTGCGTCCAACGCCGCTGAACACCTCTACGGGGCTTGGGCAAATAACCGGCGGCGCTTTTTCCGTCAACGGCGGAGTGGTCTCCTGGACGGATACGAACAACACCGTGATCCAGCCGGGAGAAGAGATCACCCTAACCGCCAACAGCAGTGCCCAAGGCACGCCAAGATGGGCAGTTCCTACCATCGGCGATTTCACCATCGGCTTCTTCGTGAACGATATTTGGCGGTATGAGGAAATGAACAAGGAGAACAACAAATTAAGTGAGACATTGAGTATTAATCTGAACTGA